From a single Verrucomicrobiota bacterium JB022 genomic region:
- a CDS encoding ATP-binding protein, with the protein MSRACEEFCALPTKATDLEPHKVETTMRKVYLQGDCLLRRFIAFHFFLSLWLATFHGSWAVTLPVATFATALFMGSTVLLPGHWITRQLAGVSFQTFVALHIYQLQGMPEMHYFFFASIALQLVYQDCKAFWGGVAFIFTYFLAAALLQNQGYPIYFAETTPVTALELVFHFGTMLITAAISSYWARLFRQRTLEAAAMQDSLTALNQQLRDELEFRRNAQAEIVSAKQAAESANLAKSEFLANMSHEIRTPMNSMLGTAELLLDSGLPDHQRRMVRTILNSSENLLRLINDILDFSRIEANQIELELRPFSLRELLEQIVISSRPLGDKKGLKIDLTIAPNVAPAYCGDSFRIRQVVLNLIHNAIKFTERGMIDVQLSASDDRTLCLAVRDTGIGITPEAQAKIFSKFTQADASTQRRYGGSGLGLAISKRLVDLMGGDIRVESVVGLGSKFLVELPLPEADASHIEGDAAPELALCAFPRARILVVEDYAPNFEVIEMMLQSLQVTAELACNGEEAIEKLLRDGEGDPYDVVLMDLHMPIMDGLSATKELRLRGYTGPIIALTASAQNEEMQRAVSAGMQAFLTKPIRRAALVECLSKWLDATPLQLSQDGLETSSSPDDSAEQADADARELLVSQMNTAWSESDWPMPSARIRRWIFGFIVAIRHNVADLQAIMHEKDRAALNHEAHKLAGATGYLYAETMTATAKALENRAKDSDFRALQNLVDDLQAQAKLLCEALQSTDFQYHLAGLLPLRMAWLGEWSEAAPWQQQLQSLGWELEPWQATMPPASTLVIAHQAQLEQAKEALAAEQPWHLLLWPSATVAGEDEESPDWPDAWHLTVFTHHPTDLAALRSQIEKAWKDHPLPSFEETAAAVEGK; encoded by the coding sequence ATGTCCCGAGCTTGTGAAGAATTTTGCGCCTTGCCGACCAAGGCGACCGACCTCGAGCCGCACAAGGTCGAAACGACCATGCGGAAGGTATACCTGCAGGGCGACTGCCTCCTGCGGCGCTTCATCGCGTTTCACTTTTTCCTCTCGTTGTGGTTGGCCACCTTCCACGGCTCGTGGGCGGTAACGTTGCCGGTGGCGACGTTTGCCACCGCGCTCTTCATGGGCTCTACGGTGCTCTTGCCGGGGCACTGGATCACCCGGCAGCTGGCGGGGGTCAGCTTTCAGACTTTTGTGGCGCTCCATATCTACCAGCTGCAGGGGATGCCGGAGATGCATTACTTTTTCTTCGCGTCCATCGCCCTGCAGCTCGTTTACCAGGACTGCAAGGCGTTCTGGGGCGGCGTGGCGTTTATCTTCACGTATTTTCTGGCCGCCGCCCTCCTGCAAAACCAGGGCTACCCGATCTATTTTGCGGAAACGACCCCCGTCACCGCGCTGGAGCTGGTGTTTCACTTTGGCACGATGCTGATCACGGCTGCGATCAGCAGCTACTGGGCGCGGCTTTTCCGTCAGCGCACGCTGGAGGCTGCCGCGATGCAGGACTCGCTCACCGCACTCAACCAGCAGTTGCGCGACGAATTGGAGTTCCGCCGCAACGCTCAGGCCGAGATCGTCTCCGCCAAGCAGGCCGCCGAGTCTGCCAATCTGGCCAAGAGCGAATTCCTGGCCAACATGAGCCACGAGATCCGCACGCCCATGAACAGCATGCTGGGCACGGCGGAGCTGCTGCTCGACAGCGGCCTGCCCGACCACCAGCGCCGCATGGTGCGCACGATCCTCAACTCCAGCGAAAACCTGCTGCGGCTGATCAACGACATCCTCGACTTTTCGCGCATCGAGGCCAACCAGATCGAGCTGGAGCTGCGGCCCTTTTCCCTGCGTGAGCTGCTGGAGCAGATCGTGATCTCCAGCCGCCCCCTCGGCGACAAGAAGGGCCTCAAGATCGACCTCACCATCGCCCCCAATGTGGCGCCAGCCTACTGCGGCGATTCGTTCCGTATCCGGCAGGTGGTGCTCAATCTGATCCACAACGCGATCAAATTTACCGAGCGCGGCATGATCGACGTGCAGCTGAGCGCGAGCGACGACCGCACGCTCTGCCTGGCCGTGCGCGATACGGGCATCGGCATCACGCCCGAAGCGCAGGCAAAGATCTTCAGCAAATTTACGCAGGCCGATGCCTCCACCCAGCGCCGGTATGGCGGCAGCGGCCTCGGCCTTGCCATCAGCAAGCGTCTGGTCGACTTGATGGGCGGCGACATCCGGGTGGAGAGCGTGGTGGGCCTGGGCAGCAAGTTCCTCGTCGAGCTGCCCCTGCCGGAGGCCGACGCTTCCCATATCGAGGGTGATGCCGCCCCGGAGCTGGCCCTCTGCGCCTTTCCTCGTGCCCGCATCCTCGTGGTGGAAGACTATGCGCCCAATTTTGAGGTGATCGAGATGATGCTCCAGTCGCTGCAGGTGACGGCCGAGCTGGCCTGCAACGGCGAGGAAGCGATCGAAAAGCTGCTGCGCGACGGCGAAGGAGACCCTTACGACGTCGTCCTGATGGATTTGCACATGCCGATCATGGACGGCCTCTCCGCCACCAAGGAGCTACGCCTGCGCGGCTACACCGGCCCCATCATCGCCCTTACTGCCAGCGCCCAAAACGAGGAGATGCAGCGCGCCGTCTCTGCCGGCATGCAGGCTTTCCTGACCAAGCCGATCCGCCGAGCCGCGCTCGTCGAGTGCCTTTCGAAATGGCTCGATGCGACCCCGCTGCAGCTTTCTCAGGATGGGCTGGAGACCTCGTCATCGCCCGACGACTCGGCCGAGCAAGCCGATGCAGACGCACGAGAGCTCCTCGTCAGCCAAATGAACACCGCCTGGAGCGAGAGCGATTGGCCGATGCCGTCCGCCCGCATTCGCCGCTGGATCTTCGGGTTTATCGTCGCGATCCGGCACAACGTCGCGGACTTACAGGCTATCATGCACGAAAAGGATCGCGCCGCCTTGAACCACGAGGCCCACAAGCTGGCCGGCGCCACCGGCTACCTCTATGCCGAGACGATGACGGCAACGGCCAAGGCGCTCGAAAACCGCGCCAAAGACAGCGACTTCCGGGCACTCCAGAACCTGGTGGATGATTTGCAGGCGCAGGCCAAGCTGCTGTGTGAGGCGCTGCAGTCGACCGATTTTCAATACCACCTCGCAGGCCTGCTGCCTCTCCGGATGGCATGGCTGGGCGAATGGAGCGAAGCCGCACCGTGGCAGCAACAATTGCAGTCGCTGGGCTGGGAGCTCGAACCGTGGCAGGCCACGATGCCTCCGGCCTCGACGCTCGTGATCGCGCATCAGGCCCAGTTGGAGCAGGCAAAGGAAGCCTTGGCGGCAGAGCAGCCGTGGCACTTGCTCCTGTGGCCTTCCGCTACCGTGGCAGGGGAAGATGAGGAGAGCCCGGATTGGCCCGATGCGTGGCACTTGACCGTCTTTACGCATCACCCGACGGATCTGGCCGCACTGCGTTCGCAGATCGAGAAGGCCTGGAAGGACCATCCCCTGCCCTCGTTCGAAGAAACTGCCGCCGCCGTGGAAGGGAAATAA
- the ffh gene encoding signal recognition particle protein, protein MLETLTDRLGTALRNLQGKGKLTEENMAESLQEVRKALLAADVHFRVARDFITRVSEASVGQEVTKSVNPGQMIVKVIHDELIQLLGEGATELSSKKPLRVMMLGLQGSGKTTFTGKLALHLRKKGYKPALIACDVYRPAAIDQLQTIAKDNDFLFYCERDTKDVPAIGKRGWDWAKEQGADAILFDTAGRLQIDTALIDEVKQLRERVQPDESLLVADAALGQEAVNVAKTFHEAVPLNGIVLTKLDGDTRGGAALSMKAITNVPIKFLGTGEKVTDLEVFHPDRLAQRILGMGDVVSLVERAQEAVDEKEAMRMAEKLQRADFNFEDFLSQMKAMQRMGPLGSIVKMLPGMSGVEIGEKEEKKLKHTEALILSMTLQERRNPSILNGSRRARIAKGAGMEVRDLNALIKQFQQMKKMMKMMQGPKMEQMMKKMEKLQGKMPGGKGGLPGGGFPGGGFPGGGLPGGGGKGPFGGMKF, encoded by the coding sequence ATGCTGGAGACTTTGACCGATCGGCTGGGCACCGCCCTGCGCAACCTGCAGGGTAAAGGGAAGCTGACCGAAGAAAATATGGCCGAGAGCCTGCAGGAGGTCCGCAAGGCCCTGCTGGCTGCCGACGTGCACTTCCGCGTGGCGCGCGACTTCATCACACGCGTCAGCGAGGCAAGCGTAGGCCAGGAGGTGACCAAATCCGTCAACCCGGGCCAGATGATCGTGAAGGTCATCCACGACGAGCTGATCCAGCTGCTCGGCGAAGGCGCGACCGAGCTGAGCAGCAAGAAGCCGCTGCGTGTGATGATGCTGGGCCTGCAGGGCTCGGGCAAGACCACCTTTACCGGCAAACTAGCGCTGCACCTGCGCAAGAAGGGTTACAAGCCGGCCCTGATCGCTTGCGACGTCTATCGCCCGGCTGCGATCGACCAGCTCCAGACGATCGCGAAGGACAACGATTTCCTCTTTTACTGCGAGCGTGATACCAAGGACGTGCCCGCCATCGGCAAGCGCGGCTGGGATTGGGCCAAGGAGCAGGGGGCCGACGCCATCCTCTTTGACACGGCAGGCCGCCTGCAGATCGACACGGCGCTGATCGATGAGGTAAAGCAGCTGCGCGAGCGCGTGCAGCCCGACGAGTCCCTGCTCGTCGCCGACGCTGCCCTCGGCCAGGAAGCCGTCAACGTCGCCAAGACTTTCCACGAGGCCGTGCCGCTCAATGGCATCGTGCTGACCAAGCTGGACGGTGACACCCGCGGTGGCGCCGCGCTGAGCATGAAGGCGATCACCAATGTGCCGATCAAGTTCCTCGGCACAGGTGAAAAGGTGACCGACCTGGAGGTGTTTCACCCCGACCGCCTCGCCCAGCGTATCCTGGGCATGGGCGACGTCGTCTCGCTCGTCGAACGCGCCCAGGAGGCCGTGGACGAGAAGGAGGCCATGCGCATGGCCGAAAAGCTCCAGCGCGCCGACTTCAATTTCGAAGACTTCCTCAGCCAGATGAAGGCGATGCAGCGCATGGGCCCGCTGGGCAGCATCGTAAAGATGCTCCCGGGCATGAGCGGCGTCGAAATCGGTGAGAAGGAAGAAAAGAAGCTCAAGCACACGGAGGCCCTCATCCTCTCCATGACCCTGCAGGAGCGCCGCAACCCCAGCATCCTCAACGGCAGCCGCCGCGCGCGCATCGCCAAAGGGGCCGGCATGGAGGTCCGCGACCTGAACGCTCTCATCAAGCAGTTCCAGCAGATGAAAAAGATGATGAAGATGATGCAGGGCCCCAAGATGGAGCAGATGATGAAGAAAATGGAAAAGCTGCAGGGCAAGATGCCGGGCGGCAAGGGTGGCTTGCCCGGTGGAGGCTTCCCCGGAGGCGGTTTTCCGGGCGGCGGACTGCCCGGCGGAGGTGGCAAAGGCCCCTTCGGCGGCATGAAGTTCTAA
- a CDS encoding RNA-binding protein has protein sequence MSNTKLYVGNLSFDTDEQTLRETFEQFGEVTDVFVVMDRETGRPRGFAFVTMASADEAANAIEQMNGRELDGRALAVNEARPKEERGGGGGGRSFGGGGGGRGFGGGGGGRGGFGGGGGGRGGYGGGGRGGDRGGRGGYGGGGRGGDRY, from the coding sequence ATGAGCAATACTAAACTGTACGTTGGCAACCTGTCTTTTGACACGGACGAACAAACCCTGCGCGAAACTTTCGAGCAGTTCGGCGAAGTTACGGATGTTTTTGTGGTGATGGACCGCGAAACCGGCCGCCCGCGCGGCTTTGCGTTTGTAACCATGGCTTCCGCTGATGAAGCCGCTAACGCGATCGAGCAAATGAACGGTCGCGAACTCGACGGCCGCGCCCTGGCCGTGAACGAAGCCCGCCCGAAGGAAGAGCGTGGCGGCGGCGGCGGTGGCCGTAGCTTCGGTGGTGGCGGCGGCGGTCGTGGCTTCGGCGGCGGCGGCGGTGGTCGCGGCGGCTTCGGTGGCGGCGGCGGTGGCCGCGGTGGTTACGGCGGCGGTGGCCGCGGTGGCGACCGTGGTGGCCGTGGTGGCTACGGCGGCGGTGGCCGCGGTGGCGATCGCTACTAG
- a CDS encoding PhzF family phenazine biosynthesis protein, with protein MYRYPVYFVNAFTRELFGGNPAAVCPLEMWLPDRTLQAIAAQHNLSETTFFVGAGNRYHLRWFTPAKEVDLCGHATLAAVHVLRGRQPETKRFIFDTRSGKLEAKVDDEGRTELNFPAYTGWEEVGPTFLSRLGETGRAVAVKSLGQPDLLIELENEAAVRAAVPVMAELTALPYRGLILTAPGERTDFVSRFFAPAFGVDEDPVCGSAHCLLTPYWAQKLGKTELTALQVSQRGGELFCRLEEDRVAIAGHSRLYAQGDIALRPDDILR; from the coding sequence ATGTACCGCTACCCGGTTTACTTCGTCAACGCCTTCACGCGCGAGCTGTTTGGCGGCAACCCGGCCGCCGTCTGCCCGCTCGAAATGTGGCTGCCCGACCGCACGCTGCAGGCCATCGCCGCTCAGCACAACCTCTCGGAGACGACTTTCTTCGTGGGCGCGGGCAACCGCTACCACCTGCGCTGGTTCACCCCGGCCAAGGAAGTCGACCTCTGCGGCCACGCTACGCTGGCGGCCGTGCACGTGCTGCGTGGTCGGCAACCCGAGACGAAGCGCTTCATCTTCGACACCCGCAGTGGCAAACTGGAGGCGAAGGTCGACGATGAAGGCCGGACCGAGTTGAACTTCCCGGCCTACACCGGCTGGGAAGAGGTCGGGCCTACCTTTCTCTCCCGCTTGGGCGAGACGGGGCGGGCCGTGGCCGTCAAATCGCTCGGCCAGCCCGACTTGCTGATCGAGCTGGAAAACGAAGCTGCCGTGCGCGCCGCCGTCCCGGTGATGGCGGAGTTGACGGCGCTGCCCTACCGTGGGTTGATCCTGACGGCCCCGGGCGAGCGGACCGACTTCGTCTCGCGCTTCTTCGCCCCGGCCTTTGGGGTCGACGAGGATCCTGTCTGCGGTAGCGCGCATTGCCTGTTGACCCCTTATTGGGCGCAGAAGCTGGGCAAGACCGAGTTGACCGCGCTGCAGGTCAGCCAGCGAGGTGGCGAGCTCTTTTGCCGCCTGGAAGAGGACCGCGTGGCGATTGCCGGGCATTCTCGCCTCTATGCGCAAGGCGACATCGCGCTCCGGCCCGACGACATCCTGCGATAG
- a CDS encoding methyltransferase has translation MSISAPTYDLQSCAVFGRTLGEYRRYFALDGILPHYSFLDVAAGSASFTAEAHELGYRARALDPAYAMNGRALRLRIQEDYERCIDRLKLSRAHFQAAADQTLQAAIQRRADARDRFLADFPAGQGMGRYLADGLPFTGLETGAFDYVLCGHFLFLYGHFEEFDYAFHLAAAQELARVARIEARIYPVIQMNSEPYPHLDALREALEGQGIASELRPVDYEFLRGANQMLVLRRENA, from the coding sequence ATGAGTATTTCTGCACCCACCTACGATCTTCAATCCTGTGCCGTTTTTGGCCGCACGCTCGGCGAATACCGCCGGTATTTTGCGCTCGACGGCATCCTGCCGCACTACAGCTTCCTCGACGTCGCTGCCGGTAGCGCCAGTTTTACCGCCGAGGCCCATGAGCTCGGTTACCGGGCTCGGGCCCTCGACCCGGCCTATGCGATGAACGGGCGGGCACTGCGCCTGCGCATCCAGGAAGATTACGAGCGCTGTATCGACCGCCTCAAGCTGAGCCGCGCCCACTTCCAGGCTGCGGCTGACCAAACGCTACAGGCGGCCATCCAGCGCCGTGCCGATGCGCGCGACCGCTTTTTGGCCGACTTCCCGGCCGGGCAGGGCATGGGCCGCTACCTTGCCGACGGCCTGCCCTTCACCGGGCTGGAGACCGGCGCCTTCGACTACGTGCTCTGCGGGCACTTCCTCTTCCTCTACGGGCACTTCGAGGAATTCGACTACGCCTTCCACCTCGCCGCCGCGCAAGAGCTGGCCCGCGTGGCCCGGATCGAAGCGCGGATCTACCCCGTGATCCAGATGAATTCCGAGCCATACCCGCATCTCGACGCGCTTCGGGAGGCCTTGGAGGGGCAGGGTATTGCCAGCGAGCTGCGCCCCGTCGACTACGAATTCCTGCGCGGGGCCAACCAGATGCTCGTCCTGCGGCGCGAAAACGCTTAA
- a CDS encoding Hpt domain-containing protein, whose amino-acid sequence MTSLPDLEHLNLVAFLQGAGLENFEEDAVYLNDIVDVFLTTMPPAIDELDDAIQQANLTEIKRIGHSLKGAMPTFGALRLGQLCEMLDDAAKHQDLRAVTRLLPQIRIEFEGVLGDMVRLREYSQKLL is encoded by the coding sequence ATGACCTCCCTGCCCGATCTGGAACATCTCAACCTCGTGGCCTTTCTCCAAGGTGCCGGCCTGGAGAATTTTGAAGAGGACGCCGTTTATCTCAACGATATCGTGGACGTCTTCCTCACGACGATGCCGCCCGCGATCGACGAGCTGGATGACGCCATTCAGCAGGCCAACCTGACCGAGATCAAGCGCATCGGCCACTCCCTCAAGGGTGCCATGCCGACCTTCGGCGCGCTGCGGCTGGGGCAGCTCTGCGAGATGCTCGACGATGCCGCCAAGCACCAGGACCTCCGAGCCGTCACGCGCCTGCTGCCGCAGATCCGCATCGAGTTCGAAGGAGTGCTGGGCGACATGGTGCGCCTGCGCGAGTATTCGCAGAAGCTGTTGTAG
- a CDS encoding Glu/Leu/Phe/Val dehydrogenase: protein MESKLYQSPVFDMACQQFDLAADILQLDDNVRNRTKFPKRCVAVAFPFKRDDGSVQMLEGYRVQHHLSKGPTKGGLRFHQEVTLGEVGALAMWMSWKTALAGLPYGGAKGGVAVDPTTLSLAEKERVARRFMQEMIPFVGPNTDIMAPDMGTNPQIMAWMMDTYSNIVGVSTPAIVTGKPVEIGGSQGRVEATGRGVAYLVKRYLEAYGVRPGQATVAIQGFGNVGTYAALGLVDYGCKVIAISDVSGGIYNARGVDVHEAIRYLEVNPTLAGYQGGDVIDNASLLELDCTVLVPAAREQVVNAENASRLRCRFLAEAANGPTTVEADAILEARDDVQVIPDILCNSGGVIVSYFEWVQDLSSLYWEREEVLRRLYEILERARYEVEAQRERLGVSRRMAALSLGIHRVAQAKAVRGIFP, encoded by the coding sequence ATGGAATCGAAACTCTATCAATCCCCCGTTTTCGACATGGCGTGCCAGCAGTTCGACTTGGCCGCCGATATCCTGCAGCTCGACGACAACGTCCGCAACCGCACCAAGTTCCCCAAGCGCTGCGTTGCCGTCGCTTTCCCCTTCAAACGCGACGACGGCAGCGTCCAGATGCTCGAAGGCTACCGCGTGCAGCACCACCTCTCCAAAGGGCCGACCAAGGGCGGCTTGCGCTTCCACCAGGAAGTGACGCTGGGTGAGGTCGGCGCGCTCGCCATGTGGATGAGCTGGAAGACCGCGCTCGCCGGCCTGCCCTACGGTGGGGCGAAAGGCGGCGTGGCGGTCGACCCCACAACTCTCAGCCTGGCGGAAAAAGAGCGCGTGGCCCGCCGGTTCATGCAGGAGATGATCCCCTTTGTCGGACCCAATACCGACATCATGGCACCCGATATGGGCACCAATCCGCAGATCATGGCCTGGATGATGGACACCTACTCCAACATCGTAGGCGTCTCGACCCCGGCCATCGTCACCGGCAAGCCCGTCGAAATCGGCGGCAGTCAAGGCCGCGTGGAAGCGACCGGTCGAGGTGTCGCGTATCTCGTAAAGCGTTATCTGGAAGCCTATGGCGTCCGGCCGGGCCAAGCGACGGTCGCGATCCAGGGCTTTGGCAACGTGGGTACCTACGCGGCGCTCGGGCTGGTGGATTACGGCTGCAAGGTGATCGCAATTTCCGACGTTTCGGGCGGTATTTACAACGCCAGGGGCGTCGACGTGCATGAAGCCATCCGCTACCTGGAGGTCAACCCCACGTTGGCGGGCTACCAGGGGGGCGATGTGATCGACAATGCGTCCCTGCTTGAGCTCGACTGCACGGTGCTCGTCCCGGCGGCCCGCGAGCAGGTGGTAAACGCGGAAAACGCTTCTCGCCTGCGCTGCCGCTTCCTCGCCGAAGCCGCGAACGGACCAACCACAGTGGAGGCCGACGCGATTCTCGAAGCGCGCGACGACGTGCAAGTCATTCCCGACATCCTCTGCAACAGCGGCGGCGTCATCGTCTCTTACTTCGAGTGGGTGCAAGACCTCTCCAGCCTCTATTGGGAGCGCGAAGAAGTGCTGCGTCGCCTTTACGAGATCCTCGAACGTGCCCGCTACGAAGTCGAAGCGCAACGCGAACGCCTGGGGGTGAGTCGCCGCATGGCCGCCCTCAGCCTCGGCATCCACCGCGTGGCGCAGGCCAAGGCCGTGCGCGGCATCTTTCCTTAA
- a CDS encoding alpha-amylase family glycosyl hydrolase yields MMMMPAQAPSVFAPGGASVASRRNHAPTPVSTPQGIALKRHPLVYEIRASQLLQRCQQEAGNDATLADTPDALLDRWHKLGFQAIWIMGVWQRGVSSVEVSRTHPDFTCHYEEDLPGWQPEDVCGSPYAIQRGRVAAELGGADALQALRHKLAKRGIALILDFVLNHTALDHPWVESHPEYFIRGTEGDLKAEPDRFVRLGDHVFAHGRDPYFPAWKDTLQLDFRMQAVRDNALKQLQRVADLCDGVRCDLAMLAISDTFKAIWGGDYEPLPAPYEEFWAWAIDRVHQKHPRFTFMAEAYWGMEAHLQALGFDFTYRKQFYDLIVARKVEGLRGSLTDRRLAGNSVFFIENHDEPRAARAIPVSQLRRAAATMVATLPGMRLIHDGQMEALKHHHSLHLSRRADEVPDDEELAFYERLLLMLQDSSVGQGEWQLLETQAAWQGNHSHWRVQAYLWRAGDGRMDLVVANLSEHSEEGRVMVPNCGVCGRLWQLRDRLSPEVYLRSGSEMFKQGLYVRLQPYTVQIFELRLAKD; encoded by the coding sequence ATGATGATGATGCCTGCCCAAGCTCCCTCCGTATTTGCTCCCGGCGGGGCGTCGGTCGCTTCGCGCCGTAACCACGCTCCCACGCCGGTTTCGACTCCCCAGGGCATTGCCCTCAAACGTCACCCGCTCGTTTACGAAATCCGCGCCAGCCAGCTGCTGCAGCGATGCCAGCAGGAGGCGGGCAATGACGCCACGCTTGCGGATACACCCGATGCGCTGCTCGACCGTTGGCACAAGCTCGGCTTCCAGGCCATCTGGATCATGGGCGTATGGCAGCGCGGCGTCAGCAGTGTGGAAGTCAGCCGCACCCACCCGGATTTTACCTGCCACTACGAGGAAGACCTCCCCGGCTGGCAGCCGGAAGATGTCTGCGGCTCGCCCTATGCCATCCAGCGTGGGCGCGTGGCCGCCGAGCTGGGGGGCGCCGATGCCCTGCAGGCCTTGCGGCACAAGCTGGCCAAGCGCGGGATCGCCCTGATCCTCGACTTCGTCCTCAACCACACCGCGCTGGATCACCCGTGGGTCGAGAGCCATCCGGAGTATTTTATCCGCGGGACGGAAGGCGACCTGAAGGCCGAGCCCGACCGGTTCGTGCGCTTGGGTGACCATGTGTTTGCCCATGGGCGCGACCCGTATTTCCCGGCCTGGAAGGACACGCTGCAGCTCGACTTCCGCATGCAGGCGGTGCGCGACAACGCCTTGAAGCAACTGCAGCGGGTGGCCGACCTCTGCGACGGCGTGCGCTGCGACTTGGCGATGCTCGCCATCAGCGATACCTTCAAGGCCATCTGGGGCGGAGATTACGAGCCCCTGCCCGCCCCTTACGAGGAGTTCTGGGCCTGGGCGATCGACCGCGTGCACCAGAAGCACCCGCGCTTCACCTTCATGGCGGAGGCGTATTGGGGCATGGAGGCCCATCTGCAGGCCCTGGGGTTCGACTTCACCTACCGCAAGCAGTTTTACGACTTGATTGTGGCCCGCAAGGTGGAGGGGCTGCGGGGCTCCCTGACCGACCGTCGGCTGGCGGGCAATTCCGTCTTCTTCATCGAAAACCACGACGAGCCGCGGGCCGCGCGCGCCATCCCAGTGTCGCAACTGCGCCGCGCCGCTGCAACTATGGTGGCCACGCTCCCGGGGATGCGCCTGATTCACGATGGGCAGATGGAGGCCCTGAAACATCACCACTCGCTCCACTTGAGCCGACGGGCCGACGAGGTGCCCGACGACGAGGAACTGGCGTTTTATGAGCGCCTCTTGCTGATGCTGCAGGACAGCTCGGTCGGCCAAGGCGAGTGGCAGCTGCTGGAGACGCAGGCGGCCTGGCAAGGGAACCACTCGCACTGGCGCGTGCAGGCCTACCTATGGCGTGCCGGCGATGGGCGGATGGACCTGGTGGTGGCCAACTTGTCCGAGCACTCGGAGGAGGGCCGCGTGATGGTGCCCAACTGCGGCGTCTGCGGGAGGCTCTGGCAGTTACGCGACCGGCTTTCGCCGGAGGTCTACCTGCGCTCGGGCAGCGAGATGTTCAAACAGGGGCTCTACGTGCGCCTGCAGCCTTACACGGTGCAGATTTTTGAACTGCGGCTGGCCAAGGACTGA
- a CDS encoding PQQ-dependent sugar dehydrogenase, translating into MKPHPSLFALSLLGGIAAAPSLFSHQIIQVGNGFASPTDIQATPGSGLLIVERPGRVMLLNPTTEQTVETPVLNIQNLVDSDGEGGLLGLALHPNFAENHQFFVNYTRTVQGQLQTVVARYELLPDRWEADPQSGDVIFVADQPYSNHNAGQLQFGPKDGYLYLALGDGGSGGDPDNRAQDPSSLFGKMLRIDVDGDDFPANDERDYAIPADNPFVGNNEVRDEIWALGLRNPWRYSFDPVTGDLFIADVGQDAFEEINHQPDGVGGLNYGWPRYEGDAIYRESATLTVGTETVPVATYGHEFGSSITGGYPYRPEHPSIYAGDYIYTDFTSGRIWRLSWGSEGWESTQLRDTNYGITTMGAGADGSIYFASFGSGTIFKLLLEDPTLDLVTTETGVSLAATASEDVAVRVEQSTDLQAWSIWFSLDPDGSRTEPLSNDAPRFFRLVTE; encoded by the coding sequence ATGAAGCCTCACCCGTCTCTGTTCGCCTTATCGCTCTTGGGAGGCATCGCCGCCGCTCCCAGCCTCTTCAGCCACCAGATCATACAAGTCGGGAACGGGTTTGCCAGCCCGACCGACATCCAGGCCACCCCCGGCAGCGGCCTTTTAATCGTGGAGCGGCCCGGTCGGGTAATGCTCCTGAACCCCACCACGGAGCAAACCGTCGAGACGCCCGTGCTCAACATCCAGAATCTGGTGGACAGCGACGGTGAGGGTGGACTGCTCGGCCTGGCCCTGCACCCCAACTTTGCCGAAAACCATCAATTCTTCGTCAATTATACCCGCACCGTCCAAGGGCAGCTGCAAACGGTCGTCGCGCGCTACGAACTGCTCCCGGACCGCTGGGAAGCCGATCCGCAGTCGGGCGATGTGATTTTTGTCGCCGACCAGCCCTACTCCAATCACAACGCGGGCCAGCTCCAGTTTGGGCCCAAGGACGGCTACCTCTACCTGGCCTTGGGAGACGGCGGCAGCGGGGGCGACCCGGACAACCGGGCGCAGGACCCCTCCAGCCTCTTCGGCAAAATGCTGCGGATCGACGTGGACGGCGACGACTTCCCGGCCAACGACGAGCGCGACTACGCTATTCCCGCGGACAACCCGTTTGTGGGCAACAACGAGGTGCGGGACGAAATCTGGGCGCTGGGCCTGCGCAACCCGTGGCGCTACAGCTTCGACCCCGTCACCGGCGACCTCTTTATCGCCGATGTGGGCCAGGATGCCTTTGAAGAAATCAACCACCAGCCCGACGGCGTGGGCGGGTTGAACTACGGCTGGCCCCGCTACGAGGGCGATGCCATCTATCGCGAGAGTGCCACCCTGACAGTGGGCACCGAGACGGTGCCGGTCGCCACATACGGCCACGAGTTCGGCTCGTCGATCACAGGCGGCTACCCTTACCGCCCCGAGCATCCGTCGATCTATGCAGGCGACTACATCTATACGGACTTCACCTCGGGCCGCATCTGGCGTCTGAGCTGGGGGAGCGAGGGCTGGGAGAGCACTCAACTGCGCGACACAAATTATGGCATCACCACGATGGGTGCAGGCGCGGATGGCTCGATCTACTTTGCCAGCTTTGGCAGCGGCACGATCTTCAAGCTGTTGCTGGAAGACCCGACGCTGGACTTGGTGACGACCGAAACCGGCGTCTCGCTGGCCGCCACGGCCAGTGAAGACGTGGCGGTGCGAGTGGAGCAGAGCACCGACCTGCAGGCGTGGTCGATCTGGTTTTCGCTCGACCCCGACGGCAGCCGCACCGAGCCGTTGTCGAACGACGCGCCCCGCTTCTTCCGGCTGGTGACGGAGTAG